From Haliaeetus albicilla chromosome 15, bHalAlb1.1, whole genome shotgun sequence, a single genomic window includes:
- the SLC25A30 gene encoding kidney mitochondrial carrier protein 1, whose product MSALNWKPFIYGGLASITAECGTFPIDLTKTRLQVQGQVNDAKYKEIRYCGMVHALVRICREEGLKALYSGIAPAMLRQASYGTIKIGTYQSFKRMFVEHPEDETLMINVLCGILSGVISSSIANPTDVLKIRMQAQGSVIQGGMMGNFIQIYQKEGTKGLWKGVSLTAQRAAIVVGVELPVYDLTKKHIIMSGFMGDTVYTHFLSSFTCGLAGAVASNPIDVVRTRMMNQRSQHGGPSNYKGTLDCLLQTWKNEGFFALYKGFWPNWLRLGPWNIIFFLTYEQLKKLDC is encoded by the exons GTACTTTCCCCATTGATCTGACCAAAACACGTCTGCAGGTTCAAGGTCAAGTTAATGATGCCAAATATAAAGAGATACGCTACTGTGGAATGGTGCATGCGCTAGTCAGAATATGCAGAGAAGAAGGATTGAAAGCCTTATACTCTGG GATTGCACCTGCAATGTTACGGCAAGCTTCATATGGAACTATAAAAATAGGCACTTACCAGAGCTTTAAAAGAATGTTTGTTGAGCATCCAGAAG ATGAAACCCTGATGATAAATGTTCTATGTGGCATTCTTTCGGGAGTAATCTCATCATCTATTGCTAACCCTACAGATGTCTTAAAG ATCAGAATGCAAGCCCAAGGTAGTGTGATTCAAGGAGGAATGATGGGCAACTTCATACAGATTTACCAAAAGGAAGGCACTAAAGGATTATGGAAG GGAGTATCACTGACAGCGCAGAGAGCTGCTATTGTTGTTGGAGTGGAACTGCCAGTGTATGACCTTACCAAGAAGCACATAATTATGTCTGGATTTATGGGAGATACAGTATATACTCACTTCCT CTCAAGTTTTACTTGTGGATTAGCTGGAGCTGTTGCATCCAACCCAATTGATGTTGTGAGAACACGCATGATGAATCAGAGAAGCCAACATGGAGGACCCTCAAACTATAAGGGTACTTTGGATTGCTTGTTACAA acatgGAAGAATGAAGGCTTTTTTGCTCTGTATAAAGGGTTTTGGCCAAACTGGTTAAGACTTGGTCCTTGGAATATCATT TTCTTTTTGACATATGAACAGCTGAAGAAATTAGACTGCTGA